From one Rhineura floridana isolate rRhiFlo1 chromosome 4, rRhiFlo1.hap2, whole genome shotgun sequence genomic stretch:
- the LOC133384485 gene encoding ankyrin repeat domain-containing protein 9-like, whose amino-acid sequence MANNQASLQDDQSRHCKFLSYMFYQAVRDHKPVWMLEDMRTMEYLYWEENTSLRTYSPSEALLYAVVHNHLPYAQYLLSHFPEEVLKVPGEHFCYCPSSAPHLAMAVTYDRRDILGLIISISHKLPSLNSYINRTGCFHLEDGKTPLHLACELLRSETVLILLGNGASPRIEDSKGLTPLDVILEQMWDSKVNAASKKLCLDYLLLFMPSPQFKMQNILREHPEHWTVLLGEDKFNSLVGNTPASLYLQAMQTILQTLPPSHFPKSIQELPIPQALKPLPCLGKQHPTKNMVNVFP is encoded by the coding sequence ATGGCCAATAACCAGGCCAGCTTACAAGATGATCAGAGCAGGCACTGCAAGTTCTTATCCTATATGTTCTACCAAGCTGTCAGAGATCACAAGCCTGTGTGGATGCTAGAAGACATGAGGACTATGGAGTATTTATACTGGGAGGAAAACACCAGCCTGAGGACGTATTCACCTTCAGAAGCCCTGCTGTATGCTGTGGTGCACAATCACCTGCCTTATGCCCAGTATCTGCTGTCTCATTTTCCAGAGGAGGTTCTCAAAGTCCCTGGAGAGCATTTCTGCTATTGCCCTTCCTCTGCTCCTCACTTGGCCATGGCTGTAACCTACGACAGAAGAGACATTTTGGGACTGATCATCAGCATCTCACATAAACTGCCCAGCCTGAACTCCTACATCAACAGGACTGGCTGCTTTCATCTAGAAGATGGCAAGACCCCTCTGCATCTTGCCTGTGAGCTCCTGAGGTCAGAGACAGTCCTCATCCTCTTAGGGAACGGGGCCTCTCCCAGGATAGAGGACAGCAAAGGACTTACACCACTGGATGTCATCCTGGAGCAGATGTGGGACTCCAAAGTCAATGCGGCATCCAAAAAGCTCTGCCTTGATTACCTCTTGCTCTTCATGCCTAGCCCCCAGTTCAAGATGCAGAACATTCTGCGGGAGCATCCGGAGCACTGGACAGTTCTACTAGGGGAGGACAAGTTCAACAGCCTGGTGGGGAACACACCTGCATCTTTATATCTTCAAGCTATGCAAACCATCCTTCAGACTCTCCCACCCTCCCATTTCCCTAAAAGCATCCAGGAACTACCTATACCTCAGGCACTAAAGCCCCTGCCTTGCTTGGGCAAACAGCATCCAACAAAAAATATGGTAAATGTTTTtccatga